TATCTCAAGTTCGACCCGAAACTGAAGAAGCCGAAGCTCAGCGTCGAGGAGTTCACTGCGGCCCAGATGCCGAACTGGAAGTAACATCACCCTCCGTGTTCGCAGAAGCGCTACTCGTCGGCCTCGGTGCCGCGCTCGGCAGCATGATCCGCTGGGCGCTCACCGAGGCCGTCGGCGTTGATCTCCCGGCGATCCTCGCCGTCAACGTGCTCGGCTGCGCGCTCATGGGTTTCTTCCGGCCGGGACCGTTCTGGGGTACGGGTTTCCTCGGCGGCTTCACGACGATGTCAGCCTACGCCCTGCTCACAGCCCAGCTCCCCGCTCTCCAGGCCCTCTGTTACACCCTGCTCACGGTGTTCGGCTGCGTCGGCGCCGCACTGCTGGGGCGCCGACTGTCCCGGGGGCGCGCGCGATGAGCCCCACCATTGCCGCCCTGGTGCTGGTGGCCGCGGGCGGGTTTTTCGGGGGTGTGGCCCGGTGGTCGCTCACCCGGGTTCTGCCGGCGCATCCGGCCACGCTGGCCGCCAACGTCATCGGATCGGTGATCCTCGGCGTCGCGGCCGGCTCTCCGGGTGTCATCCCGCTCATCGTGGGAACCGGGGTGGCCGGTGCGCTGTCGACGTGGTCGAGCTTCGCGAATCAGTTGGCGGAGCTCGTCGAGAAGCGTCGGTGGTGGGAGTTCACCCGCTATCTCCTGCTGACCCTCGCGCTGTGTGTCGTCGCCGCATGGCGCGGGACGATCTGGGCACAGCGCATCTGGGGTTAACCGTTGTTCTCGGCCTTGCGCCGGATGAGATCCAGGGCGATGACCCCGCCGATGATGGCGGCCCGCACGTGGCGCGGGGCCTCGGGGTCGAACTGCACCGAGTAGGTGCTGCGTCCGAGAAGCGCCTTGCCGAACCCGGACCACTGGCGGGAGACCCGGGCCGGAATCCGGTCTCCGAGACGGAACTCGAAGTCGAAGCCGAGGACGTTGCCGTTCATCTCCACGACGGTGCCGTCCGCGAGGTGCATGTCCACGCTGGTGCGGAAGACGGCGAAGCGTTTGCGCAGGTGCGCCAGGGGTTGGCCGTGCGGGTCGGAAAGCTCGAAGGTGTCGCGCACGAGGTTCATCGAGTCGGCCACGGAGAGCACGGGCTCGCCGCTGACCTCGGTGACCGTCAGCGCCCGGGAGCCCCGGAGCATCCGGGAGGCCAGGGAACCGGTGGTCTCCACGATGCCCACGGGTTGCCCGTGTTCGTCGGTGATCTCGAAGTTGTTGCTCATCATCGAGGTGACCTGCTGCATGAGCAGGATGTTCTGATCCAGTAGCCCGTTCATGGCGGTGCTCCTATTCCGAGATGGCGTCGAGCGCCGGG
This sequence is a window from Corynebacterium doosanense CAU 212 = DSM 45436. Protein-coding genes within it:
- a CDS encoding fluoride efflux transporter family protein, with product MFAEALLVGLGAALGSMIRWALTEAVGVDLPAILAVNVLGCALMGFFRPGPFWGTGFLGGFTTMSAYALLTAQLPALQALCYTLLTVFGCVGAALLGRRLSRGRAR
- a CDS encoding LURP-one-related/scramblase family protein; the protein is MNGLLDQNILLMQQVTSMMSNNFEITDEHGQPVGIVETTGSLASRMLRGSRALTVTEVSGEPVLSVADSMNLVRDTFELSDPHGQPLAHLRKRFAVFRTSVDMHLADGTVVEMNGNVLGFDFEFRLGDRIPARVSRQWSGFGKALLGRSTYSVQFDPEAPRHVRAAIIGGVIALDLIRRKAENNG
- a CDS encoding fluoride efflux transporter FluC; translated protein: MSPTIAALVLVAAGGFFGGVARWSLTRVLPAHPATLAANVIGSVILGVAAGSPGVIPLIVGTGVAGALSTWSSFANQLAELVEKRRWWEFTRYLLLTLALCVVAAWRGTIWAQRIWG